The nucleotide window AAGTTTCGTAGCTATTGGGACATCACCAGTTTGTCCGCAAAAGTCACACGTGCAAGATGATGCATTTCCATTGATAAAGTCTACTAATGCATAATCGTCAAAACATTCTGAACATACACAAAGATTATGTGTCATTTTGAATTATGCCTTTGACAATTTCTCCCCCTACCCTACGGCCGCACGAGATGCTCGGCGAGCCAGTCGGTGGCCTGCTCCGCCGCGATCTCGAGCTTGGACTTGTCGCTGTAGAGCGTCATGTGGGAGGTCTGGGGGATGATGAAGAGTTTTTTCTTCGCGGCGGGGATTTGGTTATAGGCGTCGATCTCGAGATCCCAGAGCGTCAGGTCGTCCCCCTCGGCGACGAGCATGAGGGTGGGGATGTCCAGAATCCGCGGGAGGAAGGGGTAGACGCTGTAGTTCATCAGCAGCTCGACGGATTCGATCGTACTCGAATTCTCATAAAGCGGCGCTTCGGTCTTCTTGAGCGCGAGGAAGGTCTCGTAGGTCTCGGGGAAGGGCCAGCTCGAAAGCGTTGTCTCCGGATCGGGCGTCGCGTGGGGGATGAAGCCCCGGTCCGCCTCGTTCTTGTAGCGCTTTCTGCGATCCGCGATGACGGCCGCCATGAGACGCCGGAAGCCCATGGTGCCGTGCACCCGGCGCATGTTCCGATAACCCTCCACCACCGGAATCGTCGAGACGATGCATTTCACCCGGGGGTCGCTCGCCCCGATGATGAGGACGTGGCCGCCGCTGTAGGAGATGCCCCAGATGCCGATCCGCTCCGCGTCCACCTCGGGGAGGGTTTCGGCGAAGCTGATGGCGCTCTTGTAGTCCTCGATCTGGGCCCAGG belongs to bacterium and includes:
- a CDS encoding alpha/beta hydrolase, producing MRKDVEFQSAGDTCRGWLYTPDGAAGPHPLVVMAGGWCYVRELVMPHYAEFFTRAGMAVLLFDYRCLGVSGGAPRQHLDPWAQIEDYKSAISFAETLPEVDAERIGIWGISYSGGHVLIIGASDPRVKCIVSTIPVVEGYRNMRRVHGTMGFRRLMAAVIADRRKRYKNEADRGFIPHATPDPETTLSSWPFPETYETFLALKKTEAPLYENSSTIESVELLMNYSVYPFLPRILDIPTLMLVAEGDDLTLWDLEIDAYNQIPAAKKKLFIIPQTSHMTLYSDKSKLEIAAEQATDWLAEHLVRP